The DNA region ATGATGACTGCGAGCACCAGTCGGAACAGGAACAGGCCGATGGAGGCGAACGCCTTGTCCGTGGTGCGCTTGGGCAGCGGTTCGATGACGGGATCCGGCTCCTCGGTAGCCGGTACGGCGCCCAGGGCACGTTCTCGGTCGGCACGCTCACTGGCCCGACGCTCGGCCTCGGCACGGCGCCGAGCCCGCTGCTCGGCGTAGGAGGCGGTTTCGGGATCGGTCCTGGTGTAGGAGCCCAGGGTCTCGGTGCGATCGTGGTCGGCGTCGTCTTGCTGGTAGTCGCCAGCACCACGTGGACGCACGAGGGTGCGTTCCATGTCACCCGCGTCTCCTGCAGGAGAGATCACCCGCGTCTCCTCGGAGTTCGGGTCATCGCGGTACAGATCGTAGGTCGGGGCATCGGATGTGGCCACGGTCTGCTCGGCGTCACCTCGCAGACCCGATTCGGCCTCACGGGTGTCGGGCAGGGCGATGGTCTCGTTGAAATCGTCGACATCAGGCTCGTTGCGGCCACCGGGAAGAACGCGGGTCTCCTCGGCGCCTGGGTCAAAGGAGTCACCAGACGGCCTCTTGACTGCCTTGCTCACGTCAACACCTCACAATTCGTCGGTGGACCGGGGCATCACGTCCCAGTTCCCAATGCACAATCTGACTCATGCACATCCAGCTCGCGCACATCTGGCACATGTACAGTCGAGCACTGTGCCACTGTGCCACGGTGAGACCACCGCAAACGACAGTGACACGCGAACGGGGCGACAGATGAACTTCCTGCAGATCATTGCGGACCTGCAGATCGGTGTGGGGCAGATCGGTGCGGGTGAGCCCGCCAGCTGTGGGCAGGTCCAGCGCTGCTGGGACGAGTGACACCACCCCCCAGCGTCTTGTCCACACCGCTGATGGCGATGAGCATCGTCTCCATGGCCAGCAGGGGGGCCACATTGGACTCCAGCGACTTCCGGGTGCCCAGGATCGCGTCGATCCGGTGCACGGTCTGCGCCGGGCTGCTCGACTCGGCCATCTGATGGATCTGCCGACTGAACTCGGCGTTGACGAGCCTGGGACCCGACAGCGCAGCCTCGTCCTCGACAGGCACCGCTGCGGTCTGGACGGCAAGAACATCCCGATAGAACGTGGTCAGCTCGGTGAGGACGCGGTCCAGGGCGTCACGTCGCATTCGTTTCGTGCGCGCCTTCTGCTCACTCTCAAGATCCCTGATGGCTGCCTGGGCGTTGCGGGCCCGTGCCCCCTTGGTGTCAAGTCCCAGGGCACGTTCCAGCTTGGCACGTTCCCTGGCGTCGAGCTCGGCAGTGACAGTGCTGACCTCGGCATCGGCATCCTCGTCCAACCGTCGTGCTGCCTCCAAGCAGTCACCCAGCGTGTGCAGTTCGGTGGGCAGACTGAGGATCCAGACACGTCGGTTGCGAGCCTCCTCGTTGCGGGCCAGGGCTCGTGCACGTCCGATGTGCCCCTGCGCGGCACGGGCTGCCGAGGCAGCCAGGGTTGGATCGGCACCGTCGCGGCGCACCAGCAGGTCGGCAACCGCCGCATCGCGGGGGGTGGCCAGATGCAGCCGCCGGCACCGCGAACGAATTGTGATGATGACGTCCTCGGCGGTGGGTGCGCACAGGATCCACACCGTGCGCGGGGCAGGCTCCTCGATGGCCTTGAGCAGGGCGTCGGCTCCACGCTCGGTGACGCGGTCGGCGTCCTCGACGACGATGACCTGACGTCTGCCACGGCTGGGGCTCATCGTTGCCTTGACGACGAGGTCGCGTACCTCCTTGACCGTGATCGACAAGGTCTCGGTACGCACCATCGTCACGTCGGGGTGCGACCCGGCCAGAACGGTACGGCAGGAATTGCACTGCCCACAGCCGCCGTCGTCACACTCCAGGGCGGCGGCAAAGGCCCGGGCGGCGTTGGAACGTCCAGATCCCGGCGGTCCGGTGAGCAGCCAGGCATGGCTCATGGCGTGCGGCTGGGCAGTCACGGCCCGGCGCAACACCCGCACCGCGTTCTCCTGACCGACGAGGTCGGCCCACACCCCGGTGAGCAGCTCACTCGACTGGTTGGCAGGATTCGACTGGCTGGCAGGAGCCGATTCGGCGTCGGGACTCATCTGATTGGTCACAGTCATGACTCACCTGCCTTGCACGGCCCGGTTGTCTCCTGCTGGAAGGGGTCCACCCCGCCATGATCCATCGTACCGGGGGCCTCGATATCCCTGCCAGCCAGCAGTGACACCCGCTGGAGCACCTGGGCGGCGATCTGTTCAGCCGTCAGCTGTGCGGGGACGACCAGGTACCGGCCGCCGCCACGACGGGCCAACTCCAGGAAGTTGTCCCGTACTCGTCGGTGGAACTCATCGCCGGCAGACTCCATACGGTCCCGGTTGTCCATACGTTCGGCTGCGGTGACCGGATCGACGTCGAGCAGCACTGTGAGATCGGGGACCAGACCATCGGTCGCCCATCCAGCCAGCCGCGCCACCTCGTCGACGCTCAGGGCACGACCCGCTCCCTGGTAGGCAATGGTGGAATCGACATATCGATCACTGACGACGATCCTGCCCTGTTCGAGGGCCGGTCGAACCACCTCGGCAAGATGCTGTGCCTTGTCAGCGTTGTAGAGCAGGGCCTCTGCCTTGGGGCTGATCTCACCGGAGTCAGGGCTGAGCACGAGGTGACGAATCTGCCCGCCCAACCAGGTGTCTCCCGGTTCACGAGTGGTGAGGACGTCGTGGCCGCACTGCTGCAACGCAGTGCACAGCAGATTGACCTGGGTGGTCTTGCCGGCTCCGTCACCACCCTCGAAGACGATGAACAGACCTCGGGCGGGGCCAGCACCGCGCCGAACCTCCTGACCGCCATCGGCGTCGCTGCGAGAGACGGCACCGGGATCGGTGCGCTCGTGCGAGGGGATCATGCCTTCACCACCTTGCGCAGTTTGGATCGGAGTTTGGGCCAGTCATCGGCGAATCCAGCTCGCAGCCGCCGTTGCACGACGATTCTGCGTTCCGTCTCTCGTCCTGCCTCGTAGGCAGCCATGGGGGTCATGTGGGAGATGTCACTGGGGGTGGGGGAATCGATGACCGATCCGGTTCCCGCCATGGCATCGGCGATTCGCCCCAGACGACGCTTGATGCGATGCGCACGTCTGCTGTGCGGCACCACCTGGGCCACGTTCATGGCATGATGCACGACGCGTCGGGCCCGCTGCCAAGTGCAGTCGTCGTCAATCGTCAACTGGGAGCAGCGTTGCATGACGGCTTCCACTGCCTTGTCGAGTTGGGCGTCGAGCAGCTCCTGGACCGGTTGGGCAGGATCGACGACCAGGCGCGGGCCGCGGGCAGCCACCACCAGGAAGTCCAGCATCCGGAAATAACTCTCTGGCAGGAGGTGGACGCTCACCTCGTCAGGGTTGAGCTGCAGCAAGGGCTCCACCCTCGTCTCCAGCTCCTCGGCCCACTGCGGGTCGAGGATTCCCGACAGGCCGTCAACGGTCTGCTGCAGATTGACGATCTGGGAGAGCAGGCCGTCGATGGGGCCGTGCAGTTCGTCATGGATCCCCGCGCCATCAGCGGTGTCGACCGGATCGGATCCCAGGCCGAGCAATTCGTCATCCCGGCGAGCGCCCAACGCCGTGGCAGCCTCGCCATGATGCGTCGGATGATCGCCGAAATCCATCCCCTGACTACGCGCAGACAGGTCTGACTCGACGATCCGTCGCAGACAGGTGTGCAACTCGTCGGAGACGAAGGCGTCGATCTTGGTGGCGATGTGGCGTGGTGGCAAGGGGTAGTCCGACAGCACCCCGGCCCCAGCCCCGAGATGTTCGATGACCGAAGGGTGGGACTGCACCGGAGTGCCTCCCAGGGCAAGGATCCGGTTGGTCACCCACTCGTGCTGGGCAGCTGTCGGATCGACCTGAGGGGTGATGGTGATCTCCCGTACCCGGCTGGTCGTCACCCCGGACTGTGTGACGGTGATGCGGTCATCGCGAATGATCGCCGTCGTCTCGTCGTGGTCGTCCTTCATGGCCAGTTCGACACGCTGGCAGGTGAGTGCGGCCACCGGGGCCAGTGGCACTCCCCGGAGGAAGGGTTTGATGAGGCAGATGTAGTCCCGCGGCAGGTCGCCGACCATCCCCAGGGCGACGGAGTGGTCGACAGGTAGCCACGGCTGCCAGATCGGGGCATCCATGTACCACTCGCCAATTCCCTCGATGACTCGATGGGCGAGCACGACACCGGCTCGCAGCAGACGGCGATCGGTGGAGTCGAGCAGGGTGATGTCCGAGGTGAAGGAGTAGCTGGTTCCCCGGTCCACCAGAACGTCCAGGCCCAACTCAGGATTGGTCAGAACGGGCCGGTCCGCGGCCCAGGCCAATTCGTAGCGAAACGGTTCGATGGACCCCATGTCACTCCCCTGATCCACTCGATCTGTCACTGACCGGACGCGCCGGAGGCCGCCGCAGATGTCGTCCTGCCCGTGGCAGGGGCCTTCTTCGACGACGTGGATCCGGCGGGGCTGGCGGCCGACTTCTGCGCAGAAGATGTCTTACTCTTCGACGACGCGCTGGAGCCGGTCTTCTTGGTGCTGGTCGAGGTCTTCCTCTTCGTGGTCGTCCTGCGCTTCGTGGTCGTCCTGCGCCGGGCGCTGGGACCCTTGGCGCGTTTCTCGGCCAACAACTCCTGTGCCCGCTCGGGAGTGATCTGGTCGACCGAGTCCTCCTTGCGCAGGGTGGCGTTGGTCTTGCCATCGGTGACGTAGGGGCCGAATCGGCCGTCCTTGACGACGATGGGCAATTTCGAGTTGGGATCCTCACCGAGTTCCCGGAGCGGCGGTTTGGCGGCAGCTCGACCACGCTTCTTGGGCTGGGCGTAGATGGCCAGTGCCTCATCGGTGGTGATGGTGAAGATCTGCTCCTCACTGGTGAGGGAGCGGGAATCCGTACCCTTCTTGAGGTAGGGGCCGTAACGTCCGTTCTGTGCGGTGATCTCCACACCCTCGGGGTCGGTGCCGACCACCCGTGGCAGTGACAGCAGCTTGAGTGCCTGCTCCAGGGTGACGGTCTGTAGGTCCATCGACTTGAACAGCGAAGCGGTGCGCGGCTTGACCTTGCCCTTGCCGGACCTTCCCTTGCCAGCCTGGGCGTCGTCGAGCACCTCGGTGACGTAGGGACCGAACCGACCACTCTTGGCGACGATCGGACGGTGCGTCGTCGGGTCCAGGCCCAGCTCGCGCTCCGCACCGTTGGGGGTGGCCAGCAGCTCGGTGGCCACCTCGACGGTGAGCTCGTCGGGGGGAAGGTCGTCGGGCACATTGGCCCGTTTCTCGTCGGTGGTCTCGACGTAGGTGCCGTATCGACCGACGCGCACGACGATCCCGGAGTCGTCGGGCCCCACCGGGAAGGTGCTGAGCTCGCGGGCATTGATGTCACCCAGCTCGGTGACGAGGTCGTGCAGACCTTCGTGCCCGTCGGTGGGGTTGAGGGTGTCGTCCTCGGCCGAACCGAAGTAGAACTGCGAGAGGATCGTGACTCGATCAGCGTCACCACGGGCGATCTCGTCGAGGGTGCCCTCCATCTCGGCGGTGAACTCGTAGTCGACGAGGTTGCCGAAGTGATCCTCCAGCAGCCGTGTGACGGCGAACGCCAACCAGGTGGGCACCAGCGCCTGCCCCTTCTTGAAGACGTAGTCCCGGCTGGTGATGGTACGGATGATCGACGCGTAGGTCGACGGACGGCCGATCTCCAACTCCTCGAGTTTGGCGACCAGACTGGGCTCGGTGTACCGAACTGGCGGACGGGTGTCGTGACCAGCGGGTTCCACGGCGCGGCAGGTGAGATCCTGGCCCTCCGTGAGCTGCGGCAGTCGCTTCTGGGCATCGTCGGAGGCACCCTCGTCGACCGACTCGACGTAGGCGCGCAGGAACCCCCGGAAGGTGATGGTGCGTCCCGAGGCGGTGAAGGTCGCCTGCGACACGTCCTCGGCTCCCGGCACCGATATGGGGGAGCTGGGGGTGGCGTCGATGGTGACGCTCAGGGTCTCGCCCTTGGCATCGGCCATCTGGGAGGCCAGGGTACGCATCCAGATGAGCTCGTAGAGACGGAACTGATCGCCTGACAGCCCGGTCTGGGCCGGGGTGCGAAAGTGCTCACCGGCAGGACGGATCGCCTCGTGAGCCTCTTGGGCGTTCTTCATCTTTGAGGTGTAGACCCTCGGCTTGTCAGGCACGTTCTGCTTGCCGTAGAGCTCGATCGCCTGGTTGCGGGCAGCGCTGATCGCCTCATTGGACAGGGCGACCGAGTCGGTACGCATGTAGGTGATGAAGCCACCCTCGTAGAGCTGCTGGGCGACGCGCATCGTCCGGTCCGCGGTGAAACCGAGTTTGCGGCCAGCTTCCTGCTGCATCGTCGTGGTGCGGAACGGGGCATAGGGACGGCGGGTGTACGGCTTGGCCTCGACGTCGGTGACGGCATATCCGGCCTTCTCCAGCCCGGCGGCGATGGTTCTGGCACTGGACTCGTCAAGATGGCGCAGGTCGGTTGCGGCGAGTTCACCGTGGGAGGTGAAGTCACGTCCTACGGCAATCCGAACGCCGTCCAGACGCACCAGCCGGGCCGTGAAGTCTTGGCTGTCCTCGGCTGCCAAGGTGGCCGCCATGTTCCAGTAGTTGGCGCTGGTGAAGGCGATACGTTCCCGCTCCCGGTCCACCACGAGCCTGGTGGCGACCGACTGGACGCGTCCGGCCGACAGTTTCGGCTTGACCTTCTTCCACAGCACCGGGGAGACCTCGTAGCCGTAGAGCCGATCGAGAATACGTCTGGTCTCCTGGGCGTTGACAAGGTCGTCGTCGAGTTCCCGAGTGTCCTCGACGGCCTCGAGGATGGCTTTCTCGGTGATCTCGTTGAAGACCATCCGCTTCACCGGCACCTTGGGTTTGAGCTCGTCGAGCAGGTGCCAGGCGATTGCCTCTCCCTCGCGGTCACCATCGGTGGCGAGGTAGAGCTCGTCGGCCTCCTTGAGCAGCCCCTTGAGCTCTCGAATCGTCGACTTCTTCTCCGTGGGCACGACGTAGATCGGTGCGAACTCGTGATCGATGTCCACACCGGTGCGCGCCCACGGCTGCCCCTTGTACTTCGCCGGGACCTGGGACGAGCTCGTCGGGAGGTCACGGATGTGCCCCTGGCTGGCCCGCACGACGTACTTGGGTCCCAGATATCCGCCAATCATCGTCGCCTTGTGGGGAGACTCGACGATGACAAGACTCTTGGTGGCTGCCATACCTGACTTCCATCTCCTAGCTCGACAACTGCAAGGCACCGAGCACCCCGCCCGGCTCTCGCAATACCCTGTGGTGACCATACCTGCTGGCTCGGAAAACTGTGTCACACGACACGTCGGTGACATCTGCGGGAGCCGTGCCCACACAGCCCACGAGGTGGGAGTTCGCTGCCCCCGTCCAGCGACATGTCGTCATCTGCCACTGCGGGCCACGCGCACCATGGTGAGTCGTGGGTGTGGACAGTGAATCGTGGGTGTGGGCGAGGGCCAATTGCCGACGATCCGTGCGGCAACGGGCCTTCGTCATGAGAGAAAACCCTCCCGCAGACATTGCCGTACCAGTGGCAGGGTCTGCTCGCGCACCTGCTGTGGGGAGTCGCCGAGGATGCTCGCCACGGTGTCGATGAGTACCCCCAACGGCAGTTGCCCGTCGCAGGCTCCCAGCACCCCACCGGAGGCCGTCGCCACCTCCACGGCGCGGCACATCCCCTCCCGCTGACGCAGGACGACGTGCTGCGG from Cutibacterium granulosum includes:
- a CDS encoding DoxX family protein, with amino-acid sequence MSKAVKRPSGDSFDPGAEETRVLPGGRNEPDVDDFNETIALPDTREAESGLRGDAEQTVATSDAPTYDLYRDDPNSEETRVISPAGDAGDMERTLVRPRGAGDYQQDDADHDRTETLGSYTRTDPETASYAEQRARRRAEAERRASERADRERALGAVPATEEPDPVIEPLPKRTTDKAFASIGLFLFRLVLAVIMGVHAYQHLTNRGATIDLIEAANLPHASSLVWVLGIGEVLIAVALLLGWFTRFTGLALAAIGALSLIYVHWGRFNLFYDMGFRGELELLLTTCGLLLFCLGSGGWAIDAGRRKVRDRRKALKG
- a CDS encoding DNA polymerase III subunit delta', coding for MSPDAESAPASQSNPANQSSELLTGVWADLVGQENAVRVLRRAVTAQPHAMSHAWLLTGPPGSGRSNAARAFAAALECDDGGCGQCNSCRTVLAGSHPDVTMVRTETLSITVKEVRDLVVKATMSPSRGRRQVIVVEDADRVTERGADALLKAIEEPAPRTVWILCAPTAEDVIITIRSRCRRLHLATPRDAAVADLLVRRDGADPTLAASAARAAQGHIGRARALARNEEARNRRVWILSLPTELHTLGDCLEAARRLDEDADAEVSTVTAELDARERAKLERALGLDTKGARARNAQAAIRDLESEQKARTKRMRRDALDRVLTELTTFYRDVLAVQTAAVPVEDEAALSGPRLVNAEFSRQIHQMAESSSPAQTVHRIDAILGTRKSLESNVAPLLAMETMLIAISGVDKTLGGGVTRPSSAGPAHSWRAHPHRSAPHRSAGPQ
- the topA gene encoding type I DNA topoisomerase; the encoded protein is MAATKSLVIVESPHKATMIGGYLGPKYVVRASQGHIRDLPTSSSQVPAKYKGQPWARTGVDIDHEFAPIYVVPTEKKSTIRELKGLLKEADELYLATDGDREGEAIAWHLLDELKPKVPVKRMVFNEITEKAILEAVEDTRELDDDLVNAQETRRILDRLYGYEVSPVLWKKVKPKLSAGRVQSVATRLVVDRERERIAFTSANYWNMAATLAAEDSQDFTARLVRLDGVRIAVGRDFTSHGELAATDLRHLDESSARTIAAGLEKAGYAVTDVEAKPYTRRPYAPFRTTTMQQEAGRKLGFTADRTMRVAQQLYEGGFITYMRTDSVALSNEAISAARNQAIELYGKQNVPDKPRVYTSKMKNAQEAHEAIRPAGEHFRTPAQTGLSGDQFRLYELIWMRTLASQMADAKGETLSVTIDATPSSPISVPGAEDVSQATFTASGRTITFRGFLRAYVESVDEGASDDAQKRLPQLTEGQDLTCRAVEPAGHDTRPPVRYTEPSLVAKLEELEIGRPSTYASIIRTITSRDYVFKKGQALVPTWLAFAVTRLLEDHFGNLVDYEFTAEMEGTLDEIARGDADRVTILSQFYFGSAEDDTLNPTDGHEGLHDLVTELGDINARELSTFPVGPDDSGIVVRVGRYGTYVETTDEKRANVPDDLPPDELTVEVATELLATPNGAERELGLDPTTHRPIVAKSGRFGPYVTEVLDDAQAGKGRSGKGKVKPRTASLFKSMDLQTVTLEQALKLLSLPRVVGTDPEGVEITAQNGRYGPYLKKGTDSRSLTSEEQIFTITTDEALAIYAQPKKRGRAAAKPPLRELGEDPNSKLPIVVKDGRFGPYVTDGKTNATLRKEDSVDQITPERAQELLAEKRAKGPSARRRTTTKRRTTTKRKTSTSTKKTGSSASSKSKTSSAQKSAASPAGSTSSKKAPATGRTTSAAASGASGQ